A region of the Stieleria neptunia genome:
TTTCGCCGCGGCCAGGGTGTTGTGCAACAACATCGCGATCGTCAGCGGGCCGACTCCGCCGGGGACCGGAGTGATCGCCGCGGCAATTTCTTTGGCCTGATCGAAGGCCACGTCGCCGACCAGTTTGTCGCCGACGCGGTTGATTCCGACATCGATCACGATGGCGCCGGGTTTGATCATGTCGCCGGTGATCATTTCGGGGCGGCCGACCGCGGCGATCAGGCAATCCGCTTCGCGGCACACCTCAGCCAGATTCTCTGTCCGACTGTGCGCGATCGTCACCGTGGCATTGGCGACATCGGGGCCGCACGAACCGTTTTTCTGGGCCAGCATCATTGCCATTGGTTTGCCGACAATGTCGCTGCGTCCGACGACGCAGACTTTTTTTCCGGCGACCGACAGGTTCGATCGTCCGAGCAGTTGAACGATTCCGTGCGGGGTGCAGGGCAGGAAACGGGGCCGGCCCTGCATCAACAGGCCGACGTTGACGGGCGAAAACGCGTCGACATCCTTGAGCGGATCGATGGCGTCAAGAATCTCTCGCTCGTCATAGTCCACCCCGGAGCCTGTCGGCAGCGGTAGCTGAACCAGGATGCCGTTGACGTTGGTATCGGTATTGAGTTCGGCGATCAGCGCCATCAGTTCGTCTTGGCCGGCGTCAGCGGGCAAGCGATGGGTGCGGCCGTCGATGCCGGCTTTTTCACAGGCCCGCGCTTTGTTTCGCACGTAGACCTGACTGGCGGGGTCCTCGCCCACCAGCACGGCGGTCAGGCAGGGTGGCGGGGCACCGCCGGCGACAAAATCCGCGACTTCCTTGGCCAGATCCGCGCGGATTTCCGCCGCGACTTGTTTTCCATCCAAAATCACTGCCGTCATGTTCGCCTCGTGTTGCGTCAGCTCGTCGCACCCCTGTTCTGTCGGGCGTCAACGGCCGATGGGTTTACCATAGTGGGAATTGCGTTTGAGCGTTATAGTTCGCGTAGATTCACAGTTCTTCTCTCGCCAGGTCCCCGACCCGCGAAACGATATCACACAGGATTTTTGACTCGATGTCTACCGAAGCGCCGAAGCTTAGCCCGGTCGAAAAAATCAAAGAGGAAAGCCAGTTTCTCAAGGGCACCATCGATACCGAGATGGCCGCCGACAGCGATCATTTCGGTAAATCCGACATCCAATTGCTGAAATTTCATGGCACCTACCAGCAAGACGATCGCGACAAGCGGCTGGAATTAAAGAAAGCCGGCGGCGGCAAAGCGTACGCGATGATGGTCCGATGCCGGATCCCCGGTGGCCGAATCACCAGCGAACAGATGCTCGCGCAATTGGATCTTTGCGACGAGCTGGGTGATTCGACGATGAAAATCACGACCCGGCAAACGCTGCAATTGCACGGCGTGCTCAAAAAGGACCTGCGTGCGACGATCCATCGCATCAACGAAATTCAATTGTCAACCTTGGCCGCCTGCGGCGACGTCAATCGCAACGTGATGTGCTGCCCCGCCAAACGCGCCGACGGGGTGCATCAGGCGATGGTCCAACTGACCGATGAACTGGTCACCGCGCTGGCGCCGCAAACGCCGGCCTACCACGAGCTGTGGCTGACCGATCCGGAGACCGGTGAAAAGACACTCGAGGGCGGCGGGCCGATCGTCGAACCCCTCTACGGACCGACTTACCTGCCGCGAAAATTCAAGGTCGGGATCGCGTTGCCGGAAGACAACTGCATCGACATCTACACGCAAGATCTGGGATTTTTGGCCGTCGTCCGCGACGGTGCGATCATCGGCTACAACGTCCTGGTCGGCGGCGGCATGGGCGTCACGCCGGCACTCAAACGGACCTATCCGGCGCTGGCCAAACGGATGGCATTTTGCACGCCCGAGCAAGCGGTCGAAGTCAGCAAGGCGGTGATCAAGGTCCAGCGCGACCACGGCAACCGCGCCGACCGCAAGGTCGCGCGGATGAAGTACCTGGTCGACGAATGGGGCGTCGAAAAATTCCGCCGCGCGGTCGAAGAACAATTCGGCCAGCCGCTGGCCGATTGCGAGCCCGATGATGTGACGGGCTTCGATGACCACATGGGTTGGCAAGACCAGGGCGACGGAAAATGGTCTTACGGACTGAACATCGAAAACGGCCGTCTGTACGACAACGACAAACGCCAACTCAAGGCGATGATGCGCGAGGTCTGTCGGACCTTCGGCACGGAATTGCGGATGACCGGCCACCAGAGCATCATCGTGACGGACGTCGATCCGGCCGACAAAGACAAACTGATCGAGATCATCAAGCGACACAACGTTCCCACGACCGAAGAAACCAGCACGGTCCGCCGCTGGTCGATGGCCTGCGTCGCGCTGCCGACCTGCGGCCTGGCGATCACCGAAAGCGAACGCCGCTTGCCCAGCCTGATCGATGACCTGGAACAGCCCCTGGCCAAACTCGGGCTGGACAAAGAACGGTTCACGATTCGAGTGACCGGGTGCCCCAACGGATGTGCCCGCCCCTACAACGCGGACTTGGCGTTGGTCGGCAAGGCCAAGGACAAGTACACCCTGTTTGCCGGCGGCGGATGGCTGGGGAACCGCTTGGCGTATTTGTACAAGGACCTGGTCCCGTCGGATCAGATCGCCGGCGAGATCGTCGCCATCGCCTCGGCTTACAAAGCCAATCGAAACGACGGCGAATCGCTGGGCGACTTCTGTGCCCGCGTCGGACAGGAAGACCTGACCGTGATGGCCGCCGCAGCGCCGACGCCCTAGCCCGGATTATTCACGGCTGCACATCATAGACGCGAGCGGAAAAGGGGTCAGGTACCAAAAACCAAATGGCCCGCAGGGTGCTTCGCATTTTTGGTACCTGACCCCTTTTCCGCGGTACCCTAAGAATAAAAGTTGACGAAGCACTAGTTCGACGCCGACGCTTTGGCTCGACGCCGTCCATCGATCTACCGCATGAACAAATTCCGGAGCGCCGCCGAAGCGGCGCTTTGTGAATCCCGGGGCCGCTTGGGGCGGAGGTGGTCGGGAAGCTTGCCCGACTCCGGCGAAGTCTTCTCGGAGTCGACATCGGACACGTCCAACTTGGCGGTCGAGGGGGTGGCATCATCGTCGCCCTGGCCGGGCGAGGCGGAGGATGATTGGTCGCTCTGTTCCGATTCAGCCGACTCCACGGGATCGTCCTCGCCCTCCCGCGGCCCGTCGGTGGCCGCTGATCGCCGCAGCAGCGGTGATTCGGATCCCTGCGAAGCCCCCAGGTCGGACGCGAGTTCGTCAAGCTCGAACAACAGTTGCGCCGCCCCGTTGGACGTCTCCGCCGGAGGCCCCGACCGCGTTGAACGCTCTCTCGGCGTGGGATAATGGGGCTTTCCGGTCACCTGGTCTCGGATCGAAACTCGAAAGGTGTACTTGCCGATTTTCAGATGGTCGTGGTGCCCAAGCTGCCTCGCGACGCCGACCTCGATCAATTCCCCCTCCACGACGGTCCCGTTGCGGCTGCCCAAGTCTTGGATCAAGACACCGCTGTCATTGAACGCGATGGAGCAATGCTTTCTGCTGACCGACCGCGAGGAAAACACGAGATCGCACTGCTCGTTGCGGCCGATCAAAAATGGCGACTGGTCAATCGTAGCGCGACGGCCTTTTCGCGAGCCGTTCGTCTGGAGAAGGGTGAGACGAAACAAGAATCTGCTGCCATGTCCGTTTTGATGAAGAACGCATCACCTGCCACGATCGGCTTGCGATCATACGGACTCGACGTGAAGATGGCGTGAAGCGGTCCACGGCATTGGATGAATAACCCGATTGCCCTGGTGGCCTGACACCTATCTCACAGCGGGAGCCCATGCGGGCTGGAGGTTCTCGATCTTGTCCGTGGGCGTTGCATCGGCCGGTAAATCACCGAGCGCGTATTGAATGCCGTCGAGCATGTGTTTGACGATCATCGGATTGGCAAACGTGTCCTCGCGGTGACCAAAGTTGGTGTAGAACACGCGTCCTTCACCGGCTGAGCGGATCCAGGAAACGGGAACCTCGCGCGGCCCATCGTTGATGCGACTGGAGACGGCTTCCTTGCTCATGTCCAAGCTGACCAACAGGCGCAACACGCCCGTGCCGACGTAGGACTTGGGGTTGTATTGGTAGATCTCGTCGGTATGCCAGAATCCCGAACCGTCGAAAGCGGCGTTGAGCACATGGCCGGGGTCGTCCAACTTGAACGCCCATTTCCCTCCGGCACCCCAGGGGTGGCCGGCGAACGTGCCGCCGACGATCGCCAAGCACTCCGGATGCCGATTGAAGTTGTCGCTGGCGGCGTGAAGACCGATCAAGCCTTTGCCGCCGATGATGAAGTCCATGAAGGCATCACGCATCGACGGTTCGGGGAATTGCATGTGGGTGGTATTGTTCAACAGGATGGCGTCGTATTTCGCCAAGTTCTCTGCCCGGAAGACGTCATAGGTGTCGGCGAAATCGGCTTCAAAGGCCTTGGATTTTTCCGCCATCATCCGCACACATTCGTTGCCGTGCGGAATCGAAGTGTGAATAAAACCTTCGCATCGATAAAAGACCAGAACGCGTCGCTTGGACGACGGCTTGGCCGCCAAGTCGCTGGGGACGGCCGCGGCGATTTGATGTTTCTCGTTCTCCGTCAGCGGCTTGAAACGCTCGGCCTTTTTTTGCTCCCACGGGTCGGGTTGCTGAGCGAAAACCGATTGGACGGTCCAAGGTGCGAGGGCGGCGATCAGAATCAGAACGAATCGCGATCGAGAAAGGCTGGGCATGGCGGGACCTGGAGGCGTGGGGGGCAGGGGGACGGGCAGGCGTGGGAAGGGCCATTGTAGTCTCCTTTACAGGCGTTCGACAAAAGTGCAGGCTTGAGAAAATGAGCAACACGGTGAACGAACGACCCGACGGCCCCGGCTATCGGCTGCTTGATTTCGGCCAGGGGCGCAAATTGGAATCATTCGGCGGGCGGATTCTGGACCGTCCCTCGCCGGCAGCCGACGGCGGGCGAAAACACCACCCGGATCTGTGGGCCGGCGCCGATTCCGTTTTTCATGATGATT
Encoded here:
- the folD gene encoding bifunctional methylenetetrahydrofolate dehydrogenase/methenyltetrahydrofolate cyclohydrolase FolD, producing MTAVILDGKQVAAEIRADLAKEVADFVAGGAPPPCLTAVLVGEDPASQVYVRNKARACEKAGIDGRTHRLPADAGQDELMALIAELNTDTNVNGILVQLPLPTGSGVDYDEREILDAIDPLKDVDAFSPVNVGLLMQGRPRFLPCTPHGIVQLLGRSNLSVAGKKVCVVGRSDIVGKPMAMMLAQKNGSCGPDVANATVTIAHSRTENLAEVCREADCLIAAVGRPEMITGDMIKPGAIVIDVGINRVGDKLVGDVAFDQAKEIAAAITPVPGGVGPLTIAMLLHNTLAAAKLQSGR
- a CDS encoding NADPH-dependent assimilatory sulfite reductase hemoprotein subunit; this translates as MSTEAPKLSPVEKIKEESQFLKGTIDTEMAADSDHFGKSDIQLLKFHGTYQQDDRDKRLELKKAGGGKAYAMMVRCRIPGGRITSEQMLAQLDLCDELGDSTMKITTRQTLQLHGVLKKDLRATIHRINEIQLSTLAACGDVNRNVMCCPAKRADGVHQAMVQLTDELVTALAPQTPAYHELWLTDPETGEKTLEGGGPIVEPLYGPTYLPRKFKVGIALPEDNCIDIYTQDLGFLAVVRDGAIIGYNVLVGGGMGVTPALKRTYPALAKRMAFCTPEQAVEVSKAVIKVQRDHGNRADRKVARMKYLVDEWGVEKFRRAVEEQFGQPLADCEPDDVTGFDDHMGWQDQGDGKWSYGLNIENGRLYDNDKRQLKAMMREVCRTFGTELRMTGHQSIIVTDVDPADKDKLIEIIKRHNVPTTEETSTVRRWSMACVALPTCGLAITESERRLPSLIDDLEQPLAKLGLDKERFTIRVTGCPNGCARPYNADLALVGKAKDKYTLFAGGGWLGNRLAYLYKDLVPSDQIAGEIVAIASAYKANRNDGESLGDFCARVGQEDLTVMAAAAPTP
- a CDS encoding FHA domain-containing protein, whose product is MFRLTLLQTNGSRKGRRATIDQSPFLIGRNEQCDLVFSSRSVSRKHCSIAFNDSGVLIQDLGSRNGTVVEGELIEVGVARQLGHHDHLKIGKYTFRVSIRDQVTGKPHYPTPRERSTRSGPPAETSNGAAQLLFELDELASDLGASQGSESPLLRRSAATDGPREGEDDPVESAESEQSDQSSSASPGQGDDDATPSTAKLDVSDVDSEKTSPESGKLPDHLRPKRPRDSQSAASAALRNLFMR
- a CDS encoding ThuA domain-containing protein; its protein translation is MPSLSRSRFVLILIAALAPWTVQSVFAQQPDPWEQKKAERFKPLTENEKHQIAAAVPSDLAAKPSSKRRVLVFYRCEGFIHTSIPHGNECVRMMAEKSKAFEADFADTYDVFRAENLAKYDAILLNNTTHMQFPEPSMRDAFMDFIIGGKGLIGLHAASDNFNRHPECLAIVGGTFAGHPWGAGGKWAFKLDDPGHVLNAAFDGSGFWHTDEIYQYNPKSYVGTGVLRLLVSLDMSKEAVSSRINDGPREVPVSWIRSAGEGRVFYTNFGHREDTFANPMIVKHMLDGIQYALGDLPADATPTDKIENLQPAWAPAVR